One bacterium DNA window includes the following coding sequences:
- a CDS encoding T9SS type A sorting domain-containing protein has product MPALGSISLKQIEIGYGLPLDAVVQLTIYNVNGQLVKRFLSQEMPAGEHTLIWDLLDENGRAANPGVYFIELRAPEGLATSKIVLTR; this is encoded by the coding sequence ATGCCTGCGCTTGGAAGCATCTCTCTAAAACAGATTGAAATCGGATATGGATTACCTCTGGATGCGGTCGTTCAACTGACCATATACAATGTAAACGGTCAGCTCGTTAAAAGATTCTTATCGCAGGAGATGCCTGCAGGAGAACACACGCTTATCTGGGATCTTCTGGATGAAAACGGACGTGCAGCTAACCCCGGTGTCTACTTCATTGAGCTTCGCGCTCCTGAAGGCCTCGCCACTTCAAAAATCGTCTTAACAAGATAA
- the rhaD gene encoding rhamnulose-1-phosphate aldolase has protein sequence MSDIFKKITLHHEPDIKQTARLLAERGWAEGNGGNFSIRLDRCIIKGERVQLPSSFPALAGQSLLVKSRGSRMRDVAIDPLSHVTLLSLSEKGESYIFESSAGFPTSELLSHLAVHELLSTARPNFKVLLHTHPTNLIALTHLLRDPKDILRLLPRMYPEAAVLLSGNLEMLPYLTPGSEDLGKLTAHAFKHANAVIWSLHGMIAAGEDIAGAFDLIEVTDKAAKIAILSGVRKRKTGIPDSDIEALARLRKLPSDSP, from the coding sequence ATGTCAGATATCTTTAAGAAAATTACCCTCCACCACGAGCCGGACATCAAACAAACGGCCAGATTACTTGCGGAACGCGGCTGGGCCGAGGGTAATGGAGGCAACTTTTCCATACGTCTTGATAGATGCATAATAAAGGGTGAGCGGGTTCAGTTACCCTCATCGTTTCCGGCTCTGGCTGGTCAAAGCCTTCTCGTTAAGAGCAGGGGCAGCCGGATGCGGGATGTGGCAATCGACCCTTTGAGCCATGTTACCCTGTTATCCTTGTCCGAAAAAGGTGAATCCTATATCTTCGAAAGCAGCGCAGGATTTCCCACGAGTGAGCTCCTTAGCCATCTAGCCGTTCACGAGCTTCTTTCGACCGCTCGGCCTAATTTCAAGGTCTTGCTGCATACTCATCCGACCAACCTTATTGCTCTGACGCACTTGCTCCGCGATCCAAAAGATATCCTGAGGCTCCTACCAAGGATGTATCCCGAGGCCGCTGTACTGCTCTCAGGCAATCTCGAAATGCTGCCTTACTTGACTCCGGGTTCCGAAGATCTCGGCAAGCTGACCGCTCATGCCTTCAAACATGCAAATGCAGTCATTTGGTCCCTTCACGGAATGATTGCAGCCGGAGAGGATATTGCAGGCGCCTTTGACCTCATAGAGGTTACGGATAAGGCGGCAAAAATAGCGATTCTTTCAGGTGTCAGAAAAAGAAAAACGGGCATCCCTGACTCCGACATCGAAGCGCTGGCAAGACTCCGAAAGCTTCCCTCTGATTCGCCTTGA
- a CDS encoding site-2 protease family protein: protein MHRETAEIIPRLEGHMRIDTVRKEERFITLEGQIFEPRSENVLALKNIVLGEGLTPFFENNKGSNTAPHLLKIGLFTLRKVRQRPWLNILLFVLTFITTTAGGALLSGVDVFANPLLFWRGLPYSLSIILILGSHELGHYLTCRYFGMQATPPFFIPFMPPFGTMGAVIRMGLIPSRRALIRVGAAGPIVGFLVAIPVTIVGLMLSEVVSTPATSGAVQFGESLIFQLLSLIVKGPLPQGSTVMIHPVALAGWLGFLVTALNLLPLSQLDGGHISYGLFGKNRIYLSIATYVALASVAFFFKSWNWLVWAAITLAFGFKHPPAEDEITPLKASDVLFSLAALAILILTVVPVPMQILK from the coding sequence ATGCATAGAGAAACAGCCGAGATCATCCCGAGGCTCGAAGGCCACATGAGGATAGACACCGTTCGAAAGGAAGAAAGGTTCATAACGCTCGAGGGTCAAATATTCGAACCCCGCTCTGAGAACGTCCTTGCTCTCAAGAATATCGTTTTAGGGGAGGGACTGACCCCCTTCTTCGAGAACAATAAAGGCTCCAATACCGCACCTCATTTATTGAAGATTGGGCTTTTCACTCTGCGCAAGGTCAGGCAGAGACCTTGGCTCAACATACTTCTCTTCGTCCTCACTTTCATAACCACCACCGCAGGCGGCGCACTGTTATCCGGAGTCGACGTGTTCGCTAACCCACTATTATTCTGGCGCGGGCTGCCGTATTCGCTTTCCATCATCCTTATCCTTGGGAGCCACGAGCTCGGACACTATCTCACATGCCGCTATTTCGGCATGCAGGCGACCCCGCCGTTCTTTATCCCCTTCATGCCGCCTTTCGGAACCATGGGCGCCGTTATACGGATGGGTCTTATTCCATCACGCAGGGCGCTCATACGTGTGGGTGCAGCTGGTCCCATAGTCGGGTTTCTTGTGGCTATTCCCGTGACCATTGTCGGACTCATGCTCTCCGAAGTCGTATCCACGCCTGCAACCTCGGGTGCTGTTCAGTTTGGAGAATCCCTTATATTCCAGCTCCTTTCCCTCATCGTGAAAGGACCGCTGCCCCAGGGTTCGACCGTCATGATTCATCCTGTTGCGCTTGCGGGCTGGCTCGGTTTCCTCGTTACAGCCCTGAACCTTCTTCCTCTTTCCCAGCTCGACGGCGGGCATATATCCTACGGTCTTTTCGGAAAGAACCGCATCTATCTATCCATTGCAACCTACGTAGCACTCGCATCGGTCGCCTTTTTCTTCAAATCCTGGAACTGGCTGGTCTGGGCGGCAATCACCCTTGCCTTCGGGTTCAAGCATCCTCCTGCCGAGGACGAGATTACGCCCCTGAAAGCGTCCGACGTGCTCTTCTCACTAGCCGCGTTAGCCATCCTTATCCTGACGGTCGTCCCTGTCCCGATGCAGATACTCAAATAA
- the lgt gene encoding prolipoprotein diacylglyceryl transferase, which produces MLPVLFELNLHFLGLGTVAVRTYSLFLLLAFIAAIIVFHFILKKRTLMDTGIVTDLAFWVIIGVVVGSRLAYVFMHWPEFKDAPQRIFAIWEGGAVYYGGFILAFIAGGIYVWAKKLPIFPLLDSIAPVVALGEGIGRFGCFFNGCCFGNPTDVCGITFPEHSLASFAFGPDHSIWPTQLFQAGGGLLLFGILLLLMQIKSLRKGQLFGFFLLGFGGLRFGVNFFRYYENDLNLWTNQIIALGLMAAGIGFVVLCQFIQQKVPSPAWIAAERAKMLAKAKEQEKKPSSKKKSSKHKGKH; this is translated from the coding sequence ATGCTACCTGTTTTATTTGAATTGAACTTGCACTTCCTCGGTCTGGGGACAGTGGCCGTCAGAACCTACAGTCTTTTTCTTCTTCTCGCCTTTATTGCAGCCATTATCGTTTTCCATTTTATCCTCAAGAAACGTACCCTCATGGATACGGGCATTGTCACAGACCTTGCGTTCTGGGTCATCATTGGCGTGGTGGTCGGTTCGCGGTTGGCCTACGTTTTCATGCACTGGCCCGAGTTCAAGGACGCGCCGCAGAGGATATTCGCAATATGGGAGGGCGGCGCGGTTTACTACGGAGGGTTCATTCTCGCCTTTATTGCCGGCGGAATCTACGTGTGGGCGAAAAAGCTTCCTATCTTTCCCCTGCTTGACTCGATTGCGCCCGTTGTCGCGCTCGGAGAGGGCATAGGCCGCTTCGGCTGCTTTTTCAACGGCTGCTGCTTCGGGAATCCCACGGACGTCTGCGGCATAACCTTTCCTGAACATTCACTTGCCTCATTCGCTTTCGGACCCGACCACTCTATCTGGCCCACTCAGCTCTTCCAGGCGGGAGGAGGTCTTCTTCTCTTCGGCATCCTCCTTCTACTCATGCAGATTAAGAGCCTGCGCAAGGGACAGCTCTTCGGGTTTTTTCTTCTGGGTTTCGGCGGCCTGCGCTTCGGGGTAAACTTCTTCCGGTACTACGAGAACGACCTGAACCTCTGGACGAACCAGATAATCGCGCTCGGGCTGATGGCTGCAGGCATCGGTTTTGTGGTTCTCTGCCAGTTCATACAGCAGAAAGTTCCCTCGCCCGCGTGGATTGCCGCAGAACGCGCAAAGATGCTTGCAAAGGCGAAGGAACAGGAAAAGAAGCCATCGTCGAAGAAGAAATCATCCAAGCACAAAGGCAAACACTGA
- a CDS encoding ComF family protein: MMKRVLDAVRDFFFPPVCIACERDSRTLPLCEECETKIHAIEQRFCQRCGAPLEKSRRSKICLECAKYPLSLSRIRAWARFTYPLDKVVYAFKYEQRQRLAGYFAQKLSLVLSSDRALSTADLIVAIPLHPFKRWRRGYNQSEELAKALSRQVRIPCDKVLSRSKMTRTQTKLSASQRRANVEGAFSVSPKRVHLLSDKRILLLDDVITTGSTLDEAAKVLLDAGAKDVMGLAIGGAWIPR; this comes from the coding sequence ATGATGAAGAGGGTGCTCGACGCCGTCCGCGATTTCTTTTTTCCGCCAGTATGCATTGCCTGCGAGCGTGATTCCCGCACGCTTCCCCTGTGCGAAGAGTGCGAGACAAAAATCCATGCAATCGAACAGAGATTCTGCCAGCGATGCGGAGCGCCGCTCGAAAAATCACGGCGCAGCAAGATATGCCTCGAGTGCGCGAAATACCCCCTCTCCCTATCACGGATACGCGCATGGGCGCGCTTTACCTATCCCCTGGACAAAGTCGTTTACGCATTCAAATACGAACAGCGCCAGAGGCTTGCCGGCTATTTTGCGCAGAAACTCTCGCTCGTGCTTTCAAGCGACCGGGCGCTCTCCACAGCCGACCTCATCGTTGCGATACCGCTTCATCCCTTCAAACGCTGGAGGAGGGGGTATAATCAGAGCGAGGAGCTTGCGAAAGCGTTATCAAGACAAGTGCGAATTCCTTGCGATAAAGTCCTATCCCGCAGCAAAATGACCCGCACCCAGACAAAACTTTCCGCATCACAACGCCGCGCGAACGTCGAGGGCGCTTTCAGCGTAAGCCCAAAAAGAGTCCACCTGCTTTCCGATAAGCGCATCCTTCTTCTGGATGATGTCATTACCACCGGCTCCACTCTTGACGAAGCTGCGAAGGTCCTCCTCGATGCGGGCGCAAAGGACGTGATGGGGCTCGCTATCGGCGGAGCGTGGATACCAAGATAA